CGGCGGGCGGTGCCGGTCTTGGAGCGCAGCACGAGCGACTCGGTGCGGATGAGCGGCCCCTTGCGGCGCACGCCGTCCAGCAGCTGCCCGTCGGTGACGCCGGTGGCGACGAAGTAGGTGTTGTCGCTCGAGACCAGGTCGTTGAGCGCCAGCACGCGCGTGAGGTCGTGGCCGGCGGCGATGACCTTGCGGTGCTCCTCGTCGCTCTGCGGCGACAGGCGCCCCTCCATGAACCCGCCGAGGGCCTTGATCGCGCACGCGGTGATGACGCCCTCCGGCGTGCCGCCGGCGCCCGCGCACATGTCGATGCGGCTCTCCCAGCGCGCGGCGTTGATGCCGCCGGCGACGTCGCCGTCGCGCATCAGGCGCGTGCCTGCGCCCGCCGAGCGGATCTCGTCGATGAGCTCCGCGTGGCGCGGGCGGTCGAGCACGGCGACGACGATGTCCTCGACGTCCTTGCCCGTCGCGCGCGCGAGCTCGCGGATGTTGTCGCCCATCGACTGCTCGAGCGAGATGATGCCGTGCGCCTCGGGACCGGCGACGAGCTTGTCCATGTAGAAGGCGTCGACCGGGTCGTACATCGTGCCGCGATCGGCGACGGCGATGACGCTCAGCGCGTTCTGCCTGCCCGCGGCCGTGAGCGAGGTGCCGTCGATCGGGTCGACCGCGATGTCGGCGGACGGGCCGCGGCCGTTGCCGACGTGCTCGCCGTTGAAGAGCATCGGCGCCTCGTCCTTCTCGCCCTCGCCGATGACGATGACGCCGTCGAAGGCGACCGTGGCGAGGAAGGTGCGCATCGCGTCGACCGCAGCGCCGTCAGCGGCGTTCTTGTCGCCGCGGCCGATGTAGGGCACCGCGCGGATCGCCGCAGCCTCGGTTGCGCGCACCAGCTCCATGGCGAGGTTGCGGTCGGGGTTGTCGAAGACCGGGGCCTTCTGCGAGTCGCTCTGCGGCACGGGGTGTCCTCCATCGGATCAGGGGTTGCTCCGAGCCTAGTGAGCGGATGCATTCGGCTCGGCGCGGTGTCGGGTGAAAGTCCCGCGGTTCCTTCGCGGGCGATAGTCGGGGTCGCGGTCCGCGCGACGCGCGACTACTCGACCTCGTGACCTGCGGTCACAGCTCGGCGATGACGTCGGCGATCGCGGCCAGGATGACGGCCGACGAGGTGGCGCCCGGATCGGGGTAGCCGAGGTCGGGCGTGGAGGCGTCGAAGCGATCCTCGAAGGCTGCCGTCTCGACCGCCGCCTCCTCTGCGACGCCTGCCGCGTGGGCTGCGGCGTCCGCGCCGGCCTCCCCGCGCTCGAGGTGCACGTGGGCGTCGCCGAGCGCCGGTGCGAGCGTGTCGACGATCGACTTGTCGCCGATGTGGGCGTCGGTCGAGGACTCGAGGGCATGCAGCGCGGCGTCGACGAGCGCGATCGGGCCCCGATCGAGCGC
The window above is part of the Agrococcus sp. ARC_14 genome. Proteins encoded here:
- the glpX gene encoding class II fructose-bisphosphatase, whose translation is MELVRATEAAAIRAVPYIGRGDKNAADGAAVDAMRTFLATVAFDGVIVIGEGEKDEAPMLFNGEHVGNGRGPSADIAVDPIDGTSLTAAGRQNALSVIAVADRGTMYDPVDAFYMDKLVAGPEAHGIISLEQSMGDNIRELARATGKDVEDIVVAVLDRPRHAELIDEIRSAGAGTRLMRDGDVAGGINAARWESRIDMCAGAGGTPEGVITACAIKALGGFMEGRLSPQSDEEHRKVIAAGHDLTRVLALNDLVSSDNTYFVATGVTDGQLLDGVRRKGPLIRTESLVLRSKTGTARRVIAEHRAEKWLERDSARA
- a CDS encoding DAK2 domain-containing protein translates to MQTHDGQQHDAIVRTALERIVAALAEAQQELDELDAVADDGNHGTNILAGATAAQAAAATAPDGTALAAAAEAWAAQEGGANSLWGAMGTAAAAALDRGPIALVDAALHALESSTDAHIGDKSIVDTLAPALGDAHVHLERGEAGADAAAHAAGVAEEAAVETAAFEDRFDASTPDLGYPDPGATSSAVILAAIADVIAEL